A region of Methyloversatilis discipulorum DNA encodes the following proteins:
- a CDS encoding DUF934 domain-containing protein, protein MADLIRGNALAQNEWTWVKLPESTEPVRKAAGKVVMFKLTGEPAAPEDVVAACEVPAGKVMIPLTVWLRRRDELAARVAAGEIAVWLDSHEEPAELAESLDGDLNRLPLIGVNFPKFIDGRGFSIAFILRTRYGYRNELRALGDVLRDQMFFFRRTGFDAYLLRADQKPERCIAALNDFTTPYQTSTDGITPVFRRRIGQKAIA, encoded by the coding sequence ATGGCTGACCTGATCCGCGGCAACGCGCTCGCACAGAACGAATGGACCTGGGTGAAGCTGCCCGAATCGACCGAACCGGTGCGCAAGGCCGCCGGCAAGGTGGTCATGTTCAAGCTGACCGGTGAACCAGCCGCACCCGAAGACGTCGTCGCCGCCTGTGAAGTGCCGGCCGGCAAGGTGATGATTCCGTTGACCGTGTGGCTGCGTCGTCGCGACGAGCTTGCGGCACGCGTTGCCGCTGGTGAGATCGCGGTCTGGCTGGACAGCCATGAGGAACCGGCCGAACTGGCGGAGAGCCTCGACGGCGACCTGAACCGGCTGCCGCTGATCGGCGTGAACTTTCCCAAGTTCATCGACGGCCGCGGCTTCTCGATCGCCTTCATCCTGCGCACCCGTTACGGCTATCGCAACGAATTGCGCGCGCTGGGCGATGTGCTGCGCGACCAGATGTTCTTCTTCCGCCGCACCGGCTTCGACGCCTACCTGCTGCGCGCCGACCAGAAGCCGGAGCGCTGCATTGCCGCCCTGAACGACTTCACCACGCCCTACCAGACCTCCACCGACGGCATCACTCCGGTGTTCCGTCGGCGCATCGGGCAGAAGGCGATCGCATGA
- a CDS encoding phosphoadenylyl-sulfate reductase → MKNPLIHPNITDAMRATVAQKTAAAVDLLRQAAAEFQPIGFASSMGAEDMVLTDLIQRNALDIEIFTLDTGRLPAETYDLMAKAEQHYGARPVTFFPRHEAVEEYVRKHGINAFYDSVELRKACCAMRKVEPLKRALAGKKAWITGMRAQQSATRSALPTREFDDGHGIEKFNPLSDWTEREVWVYIHTHEVPYNELHERFFPSIGCQPCTRAISPGEDIRAGRWWWENPESKECGLHVKAG, encoded by the coding sequence ATGAAGAACCCGCTGATCCATCCGAACATCACCGACGCGATGCGCGCGACGGTGGCGCAGAAGACAGCGGCGGCCGTCGATCTGCTCCGACAGGCGGCGGCCGAGTTCCAGCCTATCGGCTTCGCCAGCAGCATGGGCGCCGAGGACATGGTGCTGACCGACCTGATCCAGCGCAACGCGCTCGACATCGAAATCTTCACGCTGGACACCGGCCGCCTGCCCGCCGAAACCTACGATCTGATGGCGAAGGCTGAACAGCACTACGGGGCCCGCCCGGTCACCTTCTTTCCGCGCCACGAGGCGGTCGAAGAGTACGTGCGCAAGCACGGAATCAACGCCTTCTACGACTCGGTGGAGCTGCGCAAGGCCTGCTGTGCAATGCGCAAGGTCGAGCCACTGAAGCGCGCGCTGGCCGGCAAGAAGGCCTGGATCACCGGCATGCGCGCACAGCAGTCGGCGACGCGGAGCGCACTGCCGACGCGCGAGTTCGACGACGGCCACGGCATCGAGAAATTCAATCCGCTGTCCGACTGGACCGAGCGCGAGGTGTGGGTCTACATCCATACGCACGAAGTCCCCTACAACGAACTGCACGAGCGCTTCTTCCCGAGCATCGGCTGCCAGCCCTGTACCCGCGCGATCTCGCCGGGCGAGGACATCCGCGCCGGACGCTGGTGGTGGGAGAACCCGGAAAGCAAGGAGTGCGGTCTCCATGTCAAAGCCGGCTGA
- the cobA gene encoding uroporphyrinogen-III C-methyltransferase produces the protein MSKPAEHRPPGKVWLVGAGPGAVDLLTVRAVRLLAEADVVLHDALIGDDVLSLAPQAKHIAVGKRCGKHSTAQRFINQKLIHAARTHARVVRLKGGDPMLFGRAQEEMDALAAAGIEYEVVPGITAASAASAQLRVSLTRRGIARSVALLTPRAGEGEHPSQALRANADTPTLALYMASHESMAIARKLMSYGRDPATPVALVENASHPASREAFTTLQGLSEQPIGALLGTAGTPEGPVLVMLGEVFREILQQHTLLWQDNSTSAA, from the coding sequence ATGTCAAAGCCGGCTGAACACCGCCCGCCCGGCAAGGTCTGGCTGGTCGGAGCAGGCCCCGGCGCCGTCGATCTGCTCACCGTGCGCGCGGTCAGACTGCTCGCCGAAGCCGACGTCGTGCTGCACGACGCGCTGATCGGCGACGACGTGCTGTCGCTCGCACCTCAGGCCAAGCACATCGCGGTCGGCAAGCGCTGCGGCAAGCATTCCACCGCGCAGCGCTTCATCAACCAGAAGCTGATCCACGCGGCACGTACGCACGCCCGCGTCGTTCGCCTCAAGGGCGGCGATCCCATGCTGTTCGGTCGCGCGCAGGAAGAGATGGATGCGCTGGCCGCCGCGGGTATCGAGTACGAGGTGGTGCCGGGCATCACCGCCGCCAGCGCCGCCAGCGCGCAGCTCCGCGTTTCGCTGACGCGTCGCGGCATCGCGCGCAGCGTTGCACTGCTGACGCCGCGTGCAGGCGAGGGCGAACACCCCTCGCAGGCGCTGCGTGCCAATGCCGACACCCCGACGCTCGCGCTTTACATGGCATCGCACGAATCAATGGCGATTGCACGCAAGCTGATGAGTTACGGGCGCGACCCGGCCACTCCGGTAGCACTGGTCGAGAACGCAAGTCACCCCGCATCGCGCGAGGCCTTCACGACGCTGCAGGGGCTCTCGGAACAACCGATCGGCGCTTTGCTGGGCACAGCGGGAACACCCGAGGGGCCGGTGCTCGTGATGCTTGGCGAGGTATTCCGTGAAATCCTGCAGCAGCACACGCTCCTCTGGCAGGACAACAGCACCAGCGCGGCCTGA
- the rplQ gene encoding 50S ribosomal protein L17: MRHRNGLRKLNRTSSHREAMFRNMAVSLLRHEAIKTTVPKAKELRRVVEPLINLGKTPNLSNRRLAFSRLRDREVVCKIFDVLGPRYANRNGGYLSILKMGFRVGDNAPMAFVQLMDRPDESAEPVEVAE; encoded by the coding sequence ATGCGTCATCGTAACGGTCTCAGAAAGCTCAACCGCACCAGCTCGCATCGCGAAGCGATGTTCCGCAATATGGCCGTGTCGCTGTTGCGCCACGAAGCCATCAAGACCACTGTTCCGAAGGCCAAGGAACTGCGCCGTGTGGTCGAGCCGCTGATCAACCTCGGCAAGACGCCCAATCTGTCGAATCGTCGCCTCGCCTTCTCGCGTCTGCGTGACCGCGAAGTCGTGTGCAAGATTTTCGACGTGCTGGGCCCGCGCTACGCGAACCGTAATGGCGGTTACCTGAGCATCCTGAAGATGGGCTTCCGCGTCGGCGACAATGCGCCGATGGCGTTTGTCCAGCTGATGGATCGCCCGGATGAAAGTGCCGAGCCGGTTGAAGTCGCTGAGTAA
- a CDS encoding DNA-directed RNA polymerase subunit alpha, with translation MQSNALLKPRIIDVQNLSPAHARVVMEPFERGFGHTLGNALRRILLSSMPGYAPTEVQIEGVLHEYSTLDGVREDVVDILLNLKGVVLKLHNRSEAYLRLSRNGEGVVTAGDIEVTHDVEIVNPEHVIAHVAPGGKLDLQFKIEQGRGYVPGTVRQSSSENKAIGHIVLDASFSPVRRVSYSVESARVEQRTDLDRLVMDVETNGAVEPEEAVRYAARVLVDQLSVFAELEGTAPAVEQRKPAVIDPILLRPVDDLELTVRSANCLKAENIYYIGDLIQRTENELLKTPNLGRKSLNEIKEVLASRGLTLGMKLENWPPAGLDRA, from the coding sequence ATGCAAAGCAATGCTCTCTTGAAACCGCGAATCATTGACGTACAAAATCTTTCCCCGGCTCACGCACGTGTTGTGATGGAGCCGTTCGAACGCGGGTTCGGGCACACGCTGGGCAACGCGCTCCGTCGCATTCTCCTGTCGTCGATGCCCGGCTACGCGCCGACCGAAGTGCAGATCGAAGGTGTTCTGCACGAGTACTCGACGCTGGACGGCGTGCGTGAAGATGTGGTCGATATCCTGTTGAATCTGAAGGGTGTCGTGCTGAAGCTGCACAACCGCTCCGAGGCCTATCTGCGCCTGTCGCGCAATGGCGAAGGCGTCGTGACGGCTGGCGATATCGAGGTTACGCACGATGTCGAGATCGTCAATCCGGAGCATGTGATCGCTCACGTTGCGCCGGGCGGCAAGCTGGATCTCCAGTTCAAGATCGAACAGGGCCGTGGCTACGTGCCGGGTACCGTTCGTCAGAGTTCGTCGGAGAACAAGGCGATCGGTCACATCGTTCTCGATGCGAGCTTCAGCCCGGTTCGCCGCGTGAGCTATTCGGTTGAGTCGGCGCGCGTCGAACAGCGTACCGACCTCGATCGTCTGGTGATGGATGTCGAAACCAATGGTGCTGTCGAACCGGAAGAGGCAGTGCGCTACGCTGCACGCGTTCTGGTTGATCAGCTGTCGGTGTTCGCTGAGCTGGAAGGTACGGCTCCGGCCGTCGAGCAGCGCAAGCCGGCAGTGATCGATCCGATTCTGCTGCGTCCGGTCGACGATCTGGAACTGACGGTGCGTTCGGCCAACTGTCTCAAGGCCGAGAACATCTACTACATCGGTGACCTGATCCAGCGCACCGAGAACGAGCTGCTGAAGACCCCGAACCTGGGTCGCAAGTCGCTGAACGAAATCAAGGAAGTGCTTGCCTCGCGTGGCCTCACGCTGGGCATGAAGCTCGAAAACTGGCCGCCTGCCGGCCTCGATCGGGCGTAA
- the rpsD gene encoding 30S ribosomal protein S4 gives MARNLDAKCRQCRREGEKLFLKGEKCFTDKCAIERRSYAPGQHGQKSGQRLSGFGQQLREKQKIRRIYGVLERQFRRVYAEAERRKGQTGENMLQLLESRLDTVAYRMGFGASRAESRQVVRHNGVLVNGKRVNIPSYEVRPGDVVELTERAKGHLRSKGALEAQASRGFPEWLDVDSKAARGVFKSLPARTDLPSTINESLVVELYSR, from the coding sequence ATGGCTCGTAATCTCGACGCGAAGTGCCGTCAATGCCGTCGTGAAGGCGAAAAGCTCTTCCTGAAGGGCGAAAAGTGCTTCACCGACAAGTGCGCCATCGAGCGCCGTTCGTATGCCCCGGGTCAGCACGGACAGAAGTCCGGCCAGCGCCTGTCCGGTTTCGGTCAGCAGCTGCGTGAAAAGCAGAAGATCCGCCGCATCTACGGTGTGCTCGAGCGTCAGTTCCGCCGCGTGTATGCCGAGGCCGAACGCCGCAAGGGTCAGACCGGCGAGAACATGCTGCAACTGCTGGAAAGCCGCCTCGATACGGTTGCTTACCGCATGGGTTTTGGCGCTTCGCGTGCCGAGTCGCGTCAGGTCGTGCGTCACAACGGCGTGCTGGTCAATGGCAAGCGCGTCAACATCCCGTCGTACGAAGTGCGTCCGGGTGATGTGGTCGAGCTGACCGAACGTGCCAAGGGCCATCTGCGCTCGAAGGGCGCGCTCGAAGCCCAGGCTTCGCGCGGTTTCCCCGAGTGGCTGGACGTCGATTCCAAGGCTGCACGCGGCGTGTTCAAGTCGCTGCCGGCCCGTACCGACCTGCCCTCGACGATCAACGAAAGTCTGGTCGTCGAACTGTACTCCCGCTGA
- the rpsK gene encoding 30S ribosomal protein S11: MVKSAAKVRKKVKKNVAEGIAHIHASFNNTIITITDRQGNALSWATSGGAGFKGSRKSTPFAAQVAAEAAGKVAVECGVKNLEVRIKGPGPGRESAVRALNALGIKISSITDITPIPHNGCRPPKRRRI, from the coding sequence ATGGTCAAGAGTGCTGCAAAAGTCCGGAAGAAGGTCAAGAAGAACGTCGCGGAAGGCATCGCGCACATTCACGCTTCCTTCAACAACACCATCATCACGATCACCGACCGTCAGGGCAACGCCCTGTCGTGGGCAACGTCGGGCGGCGCCGGCTTCAAGGGTTCGCGCAAGAGCACGCCGTTTGCAGCACAGGTGGCCGCCGAGGCCGCCGGCAAGGTCGCTGTCGAGTGCGGTGTGAAGAACCTGGAAGTCCGCATCAAGGGTCCCGGCCCGGGTCGCGAGTCGGCCGTTCGTGCGCTGAATGCGCTCGGCATCAAGATTTCGTCGATCACCGACATCACGCCGATCCCGCACAACGGTTGCCGTCCGCCCAAGCGTCGGCGCATCTAA
- the rpsM gene encoding 30S ribosomal protein S13 translates to MARIAGVNIPNHQHTEIALTAIFGVGRSRSQKICDAAGIARTTKIKDLSEAEMDRLREEVGKFTIEGDLRREVTMNIKRLMDLGCYRGVRHRRGLPLRGQRTRTNARTRKGPRKSIAGAKK, encoded by the coding sequence ATGGCCCGTATCGCCGGCGTTAACATTCCTAACCACCAGCACACCGAGATCGCTCTGACGGCGATTTTCGGGGTTGGTCGTTCCCGCTCACAAAAGATTTGCGACGCTGCCGGCATTGCCCGCACGACGAAGATCAAGGACCTCTCGGAGGCCGAAATGGATCGGCTGCGGGAAGAGGTCGGCAAGTTCACCATCGAGGGTGACCTGCGCCGTGAAGTGACGATGAACATCAAGCGCCTGATGGATCTGGGCTGCTATCGCGGTGTTCGTCATCGTCGTGGCCTGCCGCTGCGTGGCCAGCGCACCCGCACGAATGCCCGCACCCGCAAGGGTCCGCGCAAGTCGATCGCTGGCGCCAAGAAATAA
- the rpmJ gene encoding 50S ribosomal protein L36, with protein MKVQASVKRVCRKCKVIRRHGVVRIICADPRHKQRQG; from the coding sequence ATGAAAGTCCAAGCATCTGTAAAGCGCGTCTGCCGCAAGTGCAAGGTGATCCGTCGCCACGGTGTCGTCCGCATCATTTGTGCTGATCCGCGTCACAAGCAGCGTCAAGGTTGA
- the infA gene encoding translation initiation factor IF-1 translates to MSKEDVIEMQGEVVETLPNATFRVKLENGHVVLGHISGKMRMHYIRILPGDKVTVQLTPYDLSKGRIVFRAK, encoded by the coding sequence ATGTCCAAGGAAGATGTCATTGAAATGCAGGGTGAAGTTGTTGAAACCCTGCCGAATGCGACGTTTCGCGTGAAGCTCGAAAACGGACACGTGGTTCTCGGGCACATATCCGGAAAGATGCGGATGCACTACATCCGCATTCTTCCCGGTGACAAGGTAACGGTGCAGCTCACGCCTTATGACCTGAGCAAAGGTCGCATCGTGTTTCGCGCCAAGTAG
- the secY gene encoding preprotein translocase subunit SecY: MVTAAQQPGRSAKFGDLWRRLWFLAGALLVYRLGAHIPVPGIDPARLAELFQGQQGGILGVFNLFSGGALSRFTIFALGIMPYISASIIMQLLTVAVPSLEALKKEGEAGRRKITQYTRYGTLALALFQAFGISVALESQQGLVLDPGMMFRFVTISTLITGTMFLMWLGEQITERGIGNGISIIIFAGIAAGLPGSIGGLLELVNTGAMHELTALFIVALVFAVTAVVVFVERGQRKILVNYAKRQVGNKVYGGQSSHLPLKLNMAGVIPPIFASSIILFPATLAGWFATTDSTRWLKDLAATLSPGQPIYVLLYATAIVFFCFFYTALVFNAKETADNLKKSGAFVPGIRPGEQTARYIDKILTRLTLVGAVYITLVCLLPEFLILKWNVPFYFGGTSLLIIVVVTMDFMAQVQAYVMSHQYESLLKKANFRGAGFPTR, translated from the coding sequence TTGGTTACTGCCGCCCAGCAGCCCGGCCGTAGCGCCAAGTTCGGTGATCTGTGGCGTCGCCTGTGGTTCCTCGCAGGCGCGCTGCTGGTCTATCGCCTCGGTGCGCACATTCCGGTCCCGGGTATCGATCCTGCTCGTCTCGCGGAACTTTTCCAGGGGCAGCAGGGCGGCATCCTCGGCGTGTTCAACCTGTTCTCCGGCGGCGCGTTGTCGCGTTTCACGATCTTCGCGCTGGGGATCATGCCGTACATCTCGGCGTCGATCATCATGCAGCTGCTGACCGTCGCAGTGCCGTCTCTTGAGGCGCTGAAGAAAGAAGGTGAGGCAGGTCGTCGCAAGATCACGCAGTACACACGCTACGGTACGCTGGCGCTCGCGCTGTTCCAGGCCTTCGGTATTTCCGTTGCGCTTGAGTCGCAGCAGGGACTGGTGCTTGATCCGGGGATGATGTTCCGCTTCGTGACGATCTCGACACTGATCACTGGAACGATGTTCCTGATGTGGTTGGGCGAGCAGATCACTGAACGCGGCATCGGCAACGGTATCTCGATCATCATCTTCGCCGGTATCGCTGCGGGGCTTCCGGGTTCCATCGGTGGGCTTCTCGAGCTGGTAAATACCGGCGCGATGCACGAACTCACGGCGCTGTTCATCGTCGCCCTGGTGTTCGCTGTGACGGCGGTAGTGGTGTTCGTCGAACGCGGTCAGCGCAAGATACTGGTCAACTACGCGAAGCGTCAGGTCGGCAACAAGGTGTATGGCGGACAGAGCTCGCACCTGCCGTTGAAGCTGAACATGGCCGGTGTCATTCCGCCGATTTTCGCATCGTCGATCATCCTTTTCCCGGCGACGCTGGCGGGCTGGTTTGCAACGACCGACAGCACGCGTTGGCTTAAGGATCTGGCTGCCACGTTGTCGCCTGGACAGCCGATCTACGTGTTGCTTTATGCGACGGCAATCGTTTTCTTCTGCTTCTTCTATACGGCGCTGGTTTTCAACGCCAAGGAGACGGCGGACAACCTGAAGAAGAGCGGTGCCTTCGTTCCGGGCATCCGTCCGGGCGAACAGACGGCGCGCTATATCGACAAGATCCTGACGCGTCTCACCCTGGTCGGTGCGGTGTACATCACGCTGGTTTGCCTGCTGCCTGAGTTCCTGATCCTGAAGTGGAATGTACCGTTCTACTTCGGCGGCACATCGTTGCTGATCATCGTTGTAGTGACGATGGATTTCATGGCCCAGGTGCAGGCGTACGTGATGTCTCATCAGTACGAGAGCCTTCTGAAGAAGGCGAATTTCCGCGGGGCTGGGTTCCCGACGCGTTAG
- the rplO gene encoding 50S ribosomal protein L15: protein MELNDIKPGEGSKHARRRVGRGMGSGLGKTCGRGHKGQKSRSGGWKSVGFEGGQMPLQRRLPKRGFTSLTRARNEEVNLSSLSRLPVEDVDLLVLKQFGLVSRDALSAKVVLSGEITRRVVLKGIGATKGARAAIEAAGGQVGE from the coding sequence ATGGAACTGAATGACATCAAGCCCGGCGAGGGCTCGAAGCACGCGCGCCGTCGCGTCGGTCGCGGCATGGGCAGTGGCCTGGGCAAGACCTGCGGCCGCGGCCACAAGGGTCAAAAGTCGCGTTCGGGCGGCTGGAAGAGTGTCGGTTTCGAAGGCGGCCAGATGCCGCTGCAGCGCCGTCTGCCGAAGCGTGGCTTCACGTCGCTGACGCGTGCGCGCAACGAGGAAGTCAATCTTTCGTCGCTGTCGCGCCTGCCTGTCGAGGACGTTGATCTGCTGGTGCTCAAGCAGTTCGGCCTCGTGTCCCGTGACGCGCTGTCTGCCAAGGTGGTTCTGTCGGGCGAGATCACCCGCCGCGTCGTGCTCAAGGGCATCGGTGCGACCAAGGGTGCGCGCGCAGCGATCGAAGCCGCTGGCGGCCAGGTCGGAGAGTAA
- the rpmD gene encoding 50S ribosomal protein L30: protein MAEKTLKVTLVKSLIGRKQDHRATVRGLGLRRLHHTVVLEDTPAVRGMVTKVSYLLKVEA, encoded by the coding sequence ATGGCTGAAAAAACTCTGAAGGTCACTCTGGTGAAGAGCCTGATCGGTCGCAAGCAGGATCACCGCGCCACGGTGCGCGGCCTGGGTCTGCGCCGTCTGCATCACACCGTCGTCCTTGAGGACACGCCGGCAGTCCGCGGCATGGTCACCAAGGTGTCTTACCTGCTGAAGGTTGAGGCTTAA
- the rpsE gene encoding 30S ribosomal protein S5, which yields MAKPQRKQNQAQEERDDGLREKMVSINRVTKVVKGGRILGFAALTVVGDGDGGIGMGKGKAREVPVAVQKAMEEARRKMARVSLKDGSFYHPIVGHHGASTVLIQPAAPGTGIIAGGPMRAVFEVMGVTDVVAKSLGSSNPYNLVRATLNGLLRMSTPSEIAAKRGKTVADILG from the coding sequence ATGGCTAAACCGCAACGCAAGCAAAACCAGGCCCAGGAAGAACGCGACGACGGCCTGCGTGAAAAAATGGTGTCGATCAACCGTGTCACCAAGGTGGTGAAGGGTGGTCGTATTCTGGGTTTCGCGGCACTCACCGTGGTCGGTGACGGCGATGGCGGAATCGGCATGGGCAAGGGCAAGGCGCGCGAAGTGCCGGTCGCCGTGCAGAAGGCGATGGAAGAAGCGCGTCGCAAGATGGCGCGTGTCAGCCTCAAGGATGGCAGCTTCTATCACCCGATCGTCGGCCATCACGGCGCCTCGACGGTGCTGATCCAGCCTGCTGCACCGGGTACCGGCATCATCGCCGGCGGTCCGATGCGCGCCGTGTTCGAAGTGATGGGCGTGACCGACGTGGTCGCCAAGTCGCTCGGCTCGTCGAACCCCTACAACCTCGTGCGCGCCACGCTGAACGGCCTGCTGCGCATGAGCACGCCGTCGGAAATTGCCGCCAAGCGCGGCAAGACCGTGGCGGACATTCTCGGCTGA
- the rplR gene encoding 50S ribosomal protein L18, with translation MDKNISRLRRSRQTRARIAQLKAVRLSVHRSNSHIYAQVYSGCGTRVLAAASTIEESVRKEVSNGGNVKAATLVGKLIAERARAQGIEQVAFDRGGFKYHGRIKALAEAAREGGLKF, from the coding sequence ATGGACAAGAATATTTCCCGTCTGCGCCGTTCCCGCCAGACCCGTGCGCGCATCGCCCAACTGAAGGCCGTTCGTCTGTCGGTTCACCGCAGCAACAGCCACATCTACGCGCAGGTCTATTCCGGTTGCGGCACCCGCGTGCTCGCAGCGGCGTCGACCATCGAAGAGTCTGTGCGCAAGGAAGTGAGCAACGGCGGCAACGTCAAGGCGGCCACGCTGGTCGGCAAGCTGATTGCCGAGCGCGCTCGCGCGCAAGGTATCGAGCAGGTGGCATTCGATCGTGGTGGTTTCAAGTACCACGGCCGTATCAAGGCGCTCGCTGAGGCCGCCCGCGAAGGCGGTCTCAAGTTCTAA
- the rplF gene encoding 50S ribosomal protein L6, producing the protein MSRIAKNPVVVPKGVDVALSNGELSVKGPLGQIRRVINPAVSVTVDGGEIRFGQIEGAENTKALSGTMRALVANMVQGVTQGFERKLLLVGVGYKAQAQGDKLNLSLGFSHPVVHQMPEGIKVETPAQTEIRIKGVDKQLVGQVAAEIRAYREPEPYKGKGVRYADEVVVIKETKKK; encoded by the coding sequence ATGTCACGTATTGCAAAGAATCCAGTTGTTGTGCCGAAGGGTGTCGACGTTGCCCTGAGCAATGGCGAACTGTCGGTCAAGGGGCCGCTCGGCCAGATCCGCCGCGTGATCAACCCAGCAGTTTCGGTCACGGTCGATGGCGGCGAAATCCGTTTCGGTCAGATCGAAGGTGCCGAGAACACCAAGGCACTCTCCGGAACCATGCGTGCGCTGGTCGCGAACATGGTTCAGGGTGTCACTCAGGGTTTCGAGCGCAAGCTGCTGCTGGTTGGCGTCGGCTACAAGGCACAGGCGCAGGGTGACAAGCTGAATCTGTCGCTCGGTTTCTCGCACCCGGTCGTTCATCAGATGCCCGAGGGCATCAAGGTGGAAACCCCGGCGCAGACCGAAATCCGCATCAAGGGTGTCGATAAGCAACTCGTTGGTCAGGTTGCCGCTGAAATTCGCGCATATCGCGAACCCGAGCCGTACAAGGGCAAGGGTGTTCGCTACGCGGATGAAGTGGTGGTGATCAAAGAGACCAAGAAGAAGTAA
- the rpsH gene encoding 30S ribosomal protein S8: MSMSDPIADMLTRIRNAQMAQKGSVVMPSSKLKVAIAGVLQSEGYIDGFSVRTDGGKAELELVLKYYSGRPVIERIERVSRPGLRVYRGMDDLPRVMNGLGVAIVSTPRGVMTDRKARAEKVGGEVLCIVA, from the coding sequence ATGAGCATGAGTGATCCGATTGCGGACATGCTGACCCGCATCCGCAATGCACAAATGGCACAGAAGGGCTCTGTTGTCATGCCGTCGTCGAAACTCAAGGTGGCGATCGCCGGGGTGCTGCAGTCCGAAGGTTACATCGACGGTTTCAGCGTGCGCACCGATGGTGGCAAGGCAGAGCTGGAGCTGGTTCTGAAGTATTACTCGGGCCGCCCCGTCATCGAGCGCATCGAGCGCGTCAGTCGTCCTGGCCTTCGCGTCTACCGCGGCATGGACGATCTGCCTCGCGTGATGAACGGTCTGGGTGTGGCCATCGTTTCGACGCCGCGCGGCGTCATGACCGATCGCAAGGCCCGCGCCGAGAAGGTCGGCGGCGAAGTGCTGTGCATCGTGGCCTGA
- the rpsN gene encoding 30S ribosomal protein S14 → MAKLALKNREEKREKLVAKFAAKRAALEAVIADMSASDEDRASARLKLQALPRNSSPTRLRNRCEQTGRPRGVFRKFGLCRNKLREAAFRGEVPGMVKASW, encoded by the coding sequence ATGGCCAAGTTGGCATTGAAAAACCGTGAAGAGAAGCGTGAGAAGCTGGTTGCGAAGTTCGCCGCCAAGCGCGCCGCGCTCGAGGCTGTCATCGCTGACATGTCTGCGTCCGACGAAGATCGCGCTTCCGCGCGCCTGAAGCTTCAGGCGCTGCCGCGTAACTCCAGCCCGACGCGTCTTCGCAATCGTTGCGAACAAACCGGGCGTCCGCGCGGTGTGTTCCGCAAATTCGGTCTTTGCCGCAACAAGTTGCGTGAAGCGGCCTTCCGCGGCGAAGTGCCCGGCATGGTCAAGGCTAGTTGGTAA
- the rplE gene encoding 50S ribosomal protein L5 has protein sequence MARLQDFYKATVVGDLTARFGYKSVMEVPRITKITLNMGVGEAVGDKKVLEHAVGDMVKIAGQKPVVTKARKAIAGFKIREGYPIGCMVTLRGPRMFEFLDRLITVAMPRVRDFRGVSGKGFDGRGNYNIGIKEQIIFPEIEYDKVDKVRGMNISITTTAKTDEEAKALLAAFKFPFKN, from the coding sequence ATGGCGCGCTTGCAAGATTTTTACAAGGCAACCGTTGTGGGCGATTTGACGGCTCGCTTCGGTTACAAGTCGGTGATGGAAGTTCCGCGCATCACCAAGATCACGCTGAACATGGGTGTCGGCGAGGCGGTGGGTGACAAGAAGGTTCTTGAACACGCCGTGGGCGACATGGTCAAGATCGCTGGTCAGAAGCCGGTCGTCACGAAGGCCCGTAAGGCCATCGCAGGTTTCAAGATCCGTGAGGGTTATCCGATCGGCTGCATGGTGACGCTGCGCGGTCCCCGCATGTTCGAATTCCTGGATCGTCTGATCACCGTGGCGATGCCGCGCGTGCGCGACTTCCGTGGTGTGTCGGGGAAAGGTTTCGATGGCCGTGGCAACTACAACATCGGCATCAAGGAACAGATCATTTTCCCGGAAATCGAGTACGACAAGGTCGACAAGGTCCGTGGGATGAACATCAGCATCACGACGACCGCCAAGACCGACGAGGAAGCCAAGGCTCTGCTCGCCGCGTTCAAGTTCCCGTTCAAGAATTGA